Proteins from one Candidatus Cloacimonadota bacterium genomic window:
- a CDS encoding 3-keto-5-aminohexanoate cleavage protein, with translation MKPIILTAAITGAETTLKDQPNLPVTPLEQANEAKACFEAGARVVHLHVRENDGSPSQRLERFTESITAIRKAVPEMIIQISTGGAVGEAFEKRLAPLALKPDMGTLNAGTLNFGNEIFINHPQDIVRLAEAFKQYNVVPEVEVYESGMIDVVAKLVKKGIITHKPLHIQFVLGVPGGMSGKPKNLLYMAEHLTEEIPTATWAVAGIGKWHLPTAMIAMVTGGHIRCGFEDNIYYHKGIVAESNAQLVKRLARIATEIGRPIASPKEAREILALPS, from the coding sequence ATGAAACCGATTATTTTAACTGCAGCCATTACTGGAGCTGAAACTACCCTAAAAGATCAGCCAAATTTGCCGGTAACACCTTTAGAACAGGCAAATGAAGCCAAGGCATGTTTTGAGGCTGGTGCTAGAGTAGTTCATCTTCATGTACGTGAAAACGATGGCTCACCTAGTCAACGTCTTGAAAGATTTACAGAATCAATAACTGCTATTCGGAAAGCTGTACCAGAGATGATTATTCAGATCAGCACAGGTGGTGCCGTTGGTGAAGCTTTTGAAAAACGCCTTGCCCCACTCGCACTTAAACCAGATATGGGTACCCTTAATGCCGGCACGCTAAATTTTGGTAATGAGATATTTATCAACCACCCCCAAGATATTGTGCGTTTGGCAGAAGCATTTAAGCAATACAATGTAGTTCCTGAAGTTGAGGTTTATGAATCTGGAATGATAGATGTAGTAGCCAAACTCGTAAAAAAGGGAATTATTACTCATAAGCCACTTCATATACAATTTGTGTTAGGGGTGCCAGGAGGTATGAGCGGAAAGCCCAAAAACCTTCTTTACATGGCGGAGCATTTAACTGAAGAAATTCCAACAGCTACATGGGCTGTTGCTGGGATCGGAAAATGGCATCTACCAACGGCTATGATAGCGATGGTTACTGGTGGACACATTCGTTGTGGGTTTGAAGATAATATATACTATCACAAAGGAATTGTTGCAGAGTCCAATGCTCAGCTAGTGAAACGCTTGGCAAGAATTGCAACCGAAATTGGCCGCCCAATTGCTAGCCCCAAAGAAGCTCGCGAAATTCTAGCATTGCCAAGTTAA
- a CDS encoding vitamin B12-dependent ribonucleotide reductase yields the protein MHLSENALIVLQKRYFRKNEQGECIEDWNELIKRVADNIADGDSDQKNKFYKLLDSGDFLPNSPTLMNAGADLQQLSACFVLPIEDSMDSIFETVKNAALIHKSGGGTGFSFSRLREANARVRSTNGVSSGPISFMKVFNAATDAVKQGGTRRGANMAILNVDHPQILDFITCKKDPNELNNFNISVGLTEAFMKAVAENGEYNLVSPHTGKVVNNLSAVQVFDLIVDMAHKNGEPGIIFLDRINAANPTPKIGYIESTNPCGEQPLLPNEACNLGSINLAGMIQNDEIDWDRLGKVVRDSVDFLDAVIDRTQFPLQAIENMVKANRKIGLGIMGWADLLYQLKIPYTSNEAVDLAEQIMETIDFEAKKRSMELAQEKGSFPNYEQSIYATGELPRTGKKWAELIEQIKHNGIRNATHTTIAPTGTISMIADTSSGIEPQFSLVYVKNVMDNDRLLYVNKWFEAALEEWGLLTRELLEEVSEIGSIAHISSIPDELKDVFQTAHDIPPEWHIRMQAAFQKFTDNAVSKTINFSNSASVEDIRQAYLLAYQLGCKGVTVYRDGSRENQVLSVGSASIPNNTSKKVAPRQRPEITHGITQRLETGCGHMYVTINTDSHGACEVFVQMGKVGGCASAQLEAIARLASLALRSSIRIEAIIRQLKGIRCQSPMWHKGKMITSCGDAVGQALENFLSMHANNELKSIHVNTQVDSHISESLPKSKVATCPDCGSTIEHSEGCLKCPSCGWSKC from the coding sequence ATGCATCTTAGTGAAAACGCACTTATTGTGCTACAGAAGAGATATTTTAGAAAAAACGAACAGGGTGAATGCATTGAGGATTGGAATGAACTTATTAAGCGTGTAGCAGACAATATTGCAGATGGTGATTCGGATCAAAAGAATAAATTTTATAAACTCCTTGATAGTGGCGATTTCCTGCCAAATTCACCCACTTTAATGAATGCCGGTGCAGACCTTCAACAGCTCTCTGCATGTTTTGTCTTACCTATTGAAGACAGCATGGATAGCATATTCGAAACAGTAAAGAACGCTGCGCTAATTCATAAAAGTGGAGGAGGAACCGGCTTCTCATTTAGTCGACTTAGAGAAGCTAATGCTCGTGTTCGCTCCACCAATGGAGTTTCCAGCGGGCCAATTTCTTTCATGAAAGTTTTCAATGCCGCGACAGATGCCGTAAAGCAAGGTGGAACCAGACGCGGTGCCAATATGGCTATCCTTAATGTTGACCATCCTCAGATCCTCGATTTTATTACGTGTAAAAAAGACCCTAATGAACTAAACAACTTCAATATTAGCGTGGGACTAACCGAAGCTTTCATGAAAGCTGTTGCAGAGAATGGTGAGTACAATCTTGTATCTCCACACACCGGTAAGGTTGTAAACAACCTTTCGGCAGTACAAGTGTTTGATCTTATTGTGGATATGGCTCATAAAAACGGAGAGCCTGGGATAATATTCCTAGATCGTATTAATGCAGCAAACCCAACTCCCAAAATTGGCTATATCGAATCTACAAATCCTTGTGGAGAACAGCCATTATTGCCAAATGAGGCATGCAACCTTGGGTCCATTAATCTTGCGGGAATGATCCAAAATGATGAAATAGATTGGGATCGATTAGGCAAGGTTGTTCGAGATAGTGTAGATTTTCTTGATGCAGTTATAGATAGAACTCAATTCCCATTACAAGCCATCGAAAATATGGTAAAAGCGAATAGAAAAATTGGATTAGGAATCATGGGTTGGGCAGATTTATTGTATCAACTGAAGATACCCTATACCAGTAACGAAGCAGTGGACTTAGCCGAACAAATAATGGAAACTATAGATTTTGAGGCAAAAAAGAGAAGCATGGAACTAGCCCAAGAAAAAGGTAGCTTTCCAAATTATGAACAAAGCATATATGCTACAGGAGAATTACCTCGTACAGGAAAAAAATGGGCTGAGTTAATTGAGCAGATTAAACATAATGGAATTCGTAACGCCACTCATACTACAATAGCTCCTACTGGCACAATCAGCATGATTGCCGATACTTCCAGTGGCATAGAACCTCAGTTCTCACTGGTTTACGTTAAAAATGTAATGGATAATGATAGATTGCTATATGTAAATAAATGGTTCGAAGCAGCTTTGGAAGAATGGGGCTTACTAACACGGGAATTACTTGAGGAAGTAAGTGAAATAGGTTCTATTGCGCATATCTCAAGCATTCCAGATGAGCTAAAAGATGTTTTTCAAACAGCACATGATATACCCCCAGAATGGCATATAAGAATGCAGGCTGCCTTTCAAAAGTTTACTGATAATGCCGTTAGCAAAACCATCAACTTTTCGAATAGTGCCAGCGTAGAGGATATTAGGCAAGCATACCTACTAGCATATCAACTAGGGTGTAAAGGTGTAACTGTTTATCGAGATGGCAGTAGAGAGAATCAGGTTCTATCTGTAGGTTCTGCAAGTATCCCAAACAATACATCCAAAAAGGTTGCACCTCGACAGAGACCAGAAATAACGCATGGTATAACTCAGAGACTGGAGACTGGATGTGGTCATATGTATGTAACGATAAATACAGATTCTCATGGAGCTTGCGAAGTATTTGTGCAGATGGGAAAAGTGGGTGGATGTGCTTCAGCCCAACTTGAAGCAATAGCAAGGCTTGCTTCTTTGGCTTTGCGGTCAAGCATACGCATTGAAGCTATTATTAGACAGCTTAAAGGGATTAGGTGTCAATCTCCCATGTGGCACAAAGGAAAGATGATAACATCTTGTGGAGATGCAGTGGGACAGGCATTAGAGAATTTCCTTTCCATGCATGCCAATAATGAACTCAAATCAATTCATGTTAATACTCAAGTTGATTCACATATTAGTGAATCTCTACCAAAGTCTAAGGTGGCAACCTGTCCTGATTGTGGATCTACCATCGAGCACTCTGAAGGTTGTCTCAAATGTCCATCATGTGGATGGTCAAAATGCTAA
- a CDS encoding FAD:protein FMN transferase has translation MTRKEIISLLILILIVSYGAYKYINREFSEIRSKYILDTILEISATSKSKQVGSEIEAVFNYIKELEDKLNEFDDNSLIYRINNSEMEEFPMDDDLYSLLQLADSLWQLTQGSYDPTIKPVWDLWNFNSEYPVVPDSLVLKTTLEKVDFSRINYTKKKLYKPKEMQLTFGALTKGYILDKALSNMKSRGLYRGFINSRSSMAFYGFKIAPLVYIQHPRKPDDSIASFRINNLSVGTSGDYQQYFELQNKRYHHILNAHTGKPVDGVFSVTVVSDNTAFADGLSTALFTMNPDEALELVSKMPQTNCVIYCKQNDAIVSLKTAGIRLLEFSEKL, from the coding sequence ATGACACGAAAGGAAATCATCTCTCTCTTAATACTCATATTGATAGTCTCTTATGGAGCTTATAAATATATTAATCGTGAATTTAGCGAAATTCGCAGCAAGTATATTCTGGACACCATTTTAGAAATATCAGCCACCTCAAAATCCAAACAAGTAGGATCGGAAATTGAAGCTGTATTTAACTATATCAAAGAGCTTGAAGATAAGCTTAACGAATTTGACGATAACAGTCTGATATATAGAATAAACAATAGTGAAATGGAAGAATTCCCGATGGATGATGATCTTTATTCACTTCTACAGCTTGCAGACAGTTTATGGCAATTAACTCAAGGAAGTTATGATCCCACTATAAAACCAGTATGGGATTTATGGAATTTTAATAGTGAATATCCTGTTGTGCCGGATAGTCTTGTTCTCAAAACTACATTGGAAAAAGTAGATTTTTCAAGGATTAACTATACCAAAAAGAAACTCTACAAACCTAAGGAAATGCAGTTAACGTTTGGAGCATTAACAAAAGGATATATATTAGACAAAGCACTTTCTAACATGAAGTCTCGGGGTTTGTATCGTGGGTTTATAAATAGTCGGAGTTCAATGGCATTCTATGGTTTCAAAATTGCCCCACTAGTTTATATTCAACATCCTCGAAAGCCAGATGATAGTATAGCTAGTTTTCGTATTAATAACCTAAGCGTTGGCACCAGCGGAGATTATCAGCAATATTTCGAGCTTCAGAACAAACGCTATCACCATATCCTAAATGCTCATACTGGAAAACCAGTGGATGGGGTGTTTTCTGTAACTGTAGTTTCTGATAATACTGCTTTTGCAGATGGTTTATCTACTGCTTTGTTTACTATGAATCCAGATGAGGCATTGGAATTGGTTAGCAAAATGCCCCAAACCAATTGTGTTATTTACTGCAAACAGAATGATGCCATTGTATCTTTGAAGACTGCTGGTATTCGTTTGCTTGAGTTTAGTGAAAAGCTATGA
- the folE2 gene encoding GTP cyclohydrolase FolE2: MTIPDLQSQKDTRRIAIDKVGVKGLRYPILVEDRANKVQHTVADLNIYVDLPHYLRGTHMSRFVEILHHYHKEALIGNLEPFLTELKASLKAEAAYIDINFPYFISKQAPISKISSLLCYDCEFSAALKNSFELTIGVIVPVTTLCPCSKEISIAGAHNQRSNITIKVNYQGFVWLEELIELAEQTASCEIYSLLKRVDEKYVTEKAYDNPKFVEDIVREITLRLKADKRITGFHVESENAESIHLHNAYASISHPKQ, from the coding sequence ATGACTATACCTGATCTCCAAAGTCAAAAAGATACACGTAGAATAGCTATAGATAAAGTTGGCGTTAAGGGTTTGCGCTATCCAATTTTAGTTGAAGATCGTGCAAACAAAGTACAACACACTGTGGCAGATTTAAATATTTACGTTGATCTTCCCCACTATCTTCGCGGTACGCACATGAGCAGATTTGTTGAAATTTTGCATCATTACCATAAGGAAGCATTAATTGGAAACCTAGAGCCTTTTTTAACTGAACTTAAAGCATCATTGAAGGCAGAAGCTGCATACATAGACATCAACTTTCCATATTTTATTAGCAAACAAGCTCCCATTTCGAAAATCTCCTCTTTGCTCTGCTATGATTGCGAGTTCAGCGCTGCGCTGAAGAATTCATTTGAGCTTACTATTGGTGTTATTGTTCCTGTTACAACTCTATGTCCATGCTCAAAAGAAATTTCCATAGCTGGCGCTCACAATCAGCGTAGTAATATTACTATTAAAGTAAACTACCAAGGCTTTGTGTGGTTGGAAGAGCTTATTGAGTTAGCTGAGCAAACCGCATCATGTGAAATATATTCATTACTAAAAAGAGTTGATGAAAAATACGTAACTGAAAAAGCTTACGATAATCCAAAGTTTGTAGAAGACATAGTACGTGAGATAACTCTTAGATTGAAAGCCGACAAACGTATAACTGGTTTTCACGTAGAGAGTGAGAATGCCGAATCTATCCATCTTCACAATGCATATGCTTCAATATCGCACCCCAAGCAATGA